A DNA window from Pseudomonas wuhanensis contains the following coding sequences:
- a CDS encoding tellurite resistance TerB family protein has translation MSGEDYRCLTEFLPINEDDVMNTSDLLEQLLRAGQGSRPQQGGSAASAQGGLGDLGGLLGGLLGRGAGGGAGGGGLGGLLGGLLGGGSPMGGSTQTRSGGTNYAALASLGMMAFQAYQAWQRSQATAPQQAPRTVDLLSGPEIEDHSHAILRALIAAAKADGRIDEAEKHMISTEIGRHTDDPQLQQWLDDEVARPLDAADVAQSAQDPGMAAEMYLASVMLVDDQQDAERNYLDELAAALKIDPELQVQLERRAKGGAA, from the coding sequence ATGTCGGGCGAGGACTATCGTTGCCTGACTGAGTTTCTGCCCATTAATGAGGACGACGTCATGAACACCAGCGATTTGCTTGAGCAATTACTGCGGGCCGGCCAGGGCTCACGGCCGCAACAAGGTGGTAGTGCGGCGTCAGCTCAAGGAGGCTTGGGCGATCTTGGCGGGTTGCTTGGTGGTCTGTTGGGGCGCGGCGCGGGTGGCGGTGCGGGCGGCGGAGGCCTGGGTGGCTTGCTCGGAGGTCTGCTGGGCGGCGGTTCACCCATGGGCGGTTCGACGCAAACGCGCTCGGGCGGCACCAATTACGCGGCGCTGGCTTCTTTGGGGATGATGGCGTTCCAGGCGTATCAGGCCTGGCAACGCAGCCAGGCCACGGCACCACAACAGGCGCCGCGCACCGTTGACTTGTTGTCTGGCCCGGAAATCGAGGACCACAGCCATGCCATCCTTCGCGCCTTGATCGCCGCCGCCAAGGCCGATGGCCGCATCGATGAGGCAGAGAAACACATGATCAGTACCGAAATCGGTCGCCATACTGACGATCCGCAACTGCAGCAATGGCTCGATGACGAAGTCGCCCGGCCACTGGATGCCGCCGATGTGGCGCAGTCCGCCCAGGACCCGGGCATGGCCGCCGAGATGTACCTGGCCAGCGTGATGTTGGTGGACGATCAGCAGGACGCCGAGCGCAATTATCTGGATGAATTGGCCGCTGCGTTGAAGATCGATCCAGAGTTGCAGGTGCAGCTGGAGCGGCGGGCCAAGGGCGGTGCGGCCTGA
- the ligD gene encoding DNA ligase D — translation MNKNLDDYNRMRDFSATSEPVAAKRSGKKTAKDHALQFCIQKHAASHLHYDFRLELDGALKSWAVPKGPSLDPKVKRLAIHVEDHPLDYATFEGTIPEGHYGAGDVIVWDRGVWIPQDDPAKAYTKGRLKFELKGEKLGGLWNLVRTHMPGKQEQWFLIKHQDSAARPDSEYDVVAAEPDSVLSDRTLVEKKHGAEQPKPIKKAPAKARKEKSTQLTGARKAKLPELLKPELATLVESAPSGDWSYEIKFDGYRVMARIDHDEVKLFTRNGHDWTHKLPRQAEALAALGLESAWLDGEMVVANEQGVPDFQALQNAFDSGSSASIVYYLFDLPYLNGVDLREVPVEERRAALATVLKPNESSLLRFSDAFDEAPEALLNSACEMQMEGLIGKRLGSPYVSRRTSDWIKLKCKHRQEFVVVGFTDPKGARSAFGALLLGLHDRDSGELRYAGKVGTGFNEATLKRIYEQLKPLQTKKPSVVNPPSGFEAKGVHWLKPTLLAEVAFAEMTKDGPVRHAVFHGLRDDKPAKEITEDLPKTVKTSASKTAAPTSAAKKTSTAEKPDAADPKTARSTVAPSQIGLASGKVRITHPDRVIDASSGTTKMQLAQYYASVAEWILPQLKDRPVALVRAPDGIAGELFFQKNAERLAIPGIVTLDKELTGQPVMIINNAKALIGAVQMSTVELHTWNATSVDLDKPDRFVLDLDPDPALPWKSMIEATQLTLTVLDELGLQAFLKTSGGKGIHLVVPLTRKHGWDEVKDFSHAIVSHMAKLLPDRFSAMSGPKNRVGRIFIDYLRNGLGATTICAYAVRTREGLPVSVPIFREEVAQLKGGNQWNVHNVHERLAEIGDEPWADLKKTRQTITAEMRRRVGMRK, via the coding sequence ATGAACAAGAACCTGGACGATTACAACCGCATGCGCGATTTCTCGGCGACCTCGGAACCGGTCGCCGCCAAACGCTCGGGCAAAAAAACGGCGAAGGATCATGCGTTGCAATTCTGCATTCAGAAACATGCCGCCTCGCACCTGCACTATGACTTTCGCCTGGAACTCGACGGCGCGCTGAAAAGTTGGGCCGTGCCCAAAGGGCCGTCGCTAGACCCCAAGGTCAAGCGCCTGGCCATCCACGTCGAAGACCATCCGCTGGATTACGCCACGTTCGAGGGCACCATTCCCGAAGGGCATTACGGCGCTGGCGATGTAATCGTCTGGGATCGTGGCGTGTGGATTCCCCAGGACGATCCGGCCAAGGCGTACACCAAGGGCCGGCTGAAATTCGAGCTGAAAGGAGAAAAGCTCGGCGGCCTGTGGAACCTCGTGCGCACGCACATGCCGGGCAAGCAGGAGCAGTGGTTTCTGATCAAGCATCAGGACAGCGCCGCCAGACCCGACAGCGAGTACGACGTGGTCGCCGCCGAGCCGGACAGCGTGCTCAGCGACCGCACCCTCGTGGAAAAAAAGCACGGTGCTGAACAACCAAAACCGATCAAAAAAGCCCCGGCCAAGGCGCGCAAGGAAAAGTCGACACAACTGACGGGCGCGCGCAAAGCCAAGCTGCCGGAGCTGCTCAAACCCGAACTGGCAACGCTGGTCGAATCCGCACCGAGCGGCGACTGGAGTTATGAGATCAAGTTCGACGGCTACCGGGTCATGGCGCGCATCGACCACGATGAGGTCAAACTTTTCACCCGCAACGGTCACGACTGGACCCACAAATTGCCCAGGCAAGCCGAGGCGCTGGCAGCGTTGGGCCTGGAATCGGCCTGGCTCGACGGCGAAATGGTGGTGGCCAACGAGCAAGGCGTTCCGGATTTTCAGGCGCTGCAAAACGCGTTCGATTCCGGCAGTAGCGCCAGCATCGTTTACTACTTGTTTGACTTGCCCTACCTCAACGGCGTGGACTTGCGCGAAGTGCCCGTCGAGGAGCGCAGGGCCGCGCTGGCGACCGTGCTCAAGCCCAATGAAAGCTCGCTGTTGCGATTCTCCGACGCCTTCGACGAAGCCCCGGAGGCCTTGCTCAACAGTGCCTGCGAAATGCAGATGGAAGGACTGATCGGCAAACGCCTGGGGTCGCCTTACGTGTCCCGACGAACCAGTGACTGGATCAAACTCAAGTGCAAGCATCGGCAGGAATTCGTTGTGGTCGGCTTCACCGACCCCAAAGGCGCACGCAGTGCCTTTGGCGCGTTGTTGCTGGGGTTGCACGACCGCGACAGCGGTGAATTGCGTTATGCCGGCAAGGTTGGCACCGGGTTCAATGAGGCGACTCTCAAGCGCATTTACGAACAGTTGAAACCGTTGCAGACGAAAAAACCGTCAGTGGTCAATCCGCCCAGCGGTTTTGAAGCCAAGGGGGTGCATTGGCTCAAACCCACACTGCTGGCGGAAGTGGCCTTCGCCGAAATGACCAAGGACGGCCCGGTGCGCCACGCCGTGTTCCATGGTTTGCGTGACGACAAGCCTGCCAAAGAAATCACCGAAGATCTGCCCAAAACCGTGAAAACCTCAGCCTCGAAAACTGCCGCGCCAACATCAGCGGCGAAGAAGACATCCACCGCCGAAAAACCTGACGCCGCCGACCCAAAAACCGCCCGGTCGACTGTCGCGCCGTCGCAAATCGGCCTGGCCAGCGGCAAGGTGCGAATCACGCACCCGGACCGGGTGATCGACGCCAGCAGCGGCACCACCAAGATGCAACTGGCGCAGTACTACGCCAGCGTCGCCGAGTGGATTTTGCCGCAACTCAAGGACCGGCCGGTGGCGCTGGTGCGCGCGCCGGACGGCATCGCCGGCGAACTGTTCTTTCAGAAGAACGCCGAACGCCTGGCCATTCCGGGGATCGTTACCCTGGACAAAGAACTGACAGGCCAACCGGTGATGATCATCAACAACGCCAAAGCGCTGATCGGCGCGGTGCAGATGAGCACGGTGGAGCTGCACACCTGGAACGCCACGTCAGTCGATCTGGATAAACCCGATCGCTTCGTCCTCGATCTCGACCCGGATCCGGCGCTGCCGTGGAAAAGCATGATCGAAGCGACCCAGTTAACCCTCACGGTGCTGGATGAACTGGGTCTCCAGGCGTTTCTCAAAACCAGCGGCGGCAAGGGGATTCACCTGGTGGTACCGCTGACCCGCAAACACGGCTGGGACGAGGTCAAGGACTTCAGCCACGCGATTGTCAGCCACATGGCCAAATTACTGCCGGATCGTTTTTCTGCGATGTCCGGGCCGAAAAACCGCGTCGGGCGTATCTTCATCGACTACCTGCGCAACGGTCTGGGCGCCACCACTATTTGCGCCTACGCCGTGCGCACTCGCGAAGGACTGCCGGTGTCGGTGCCAATCTTTCGGGAGGAGGTGGCGCAGCTCAAGGGCGGCAATCAATGGAACGTGCACAACGTGCACGAACGCCTGGCCGAGATCGGTGACGAACCCTGGGCCGACCTGAAGAAAACCCGACAGACGATTACTGCCGAAATGCGGCGGCGGGTCGGGATGAGAAAATAG
- a CDS encoding DUF488 domain-containing protein, translating to MPIHIVQLGSPRTANEGLRLGTVRRPPRGVPKAEFASRDFYDVWQPLLSPSPELVAEAKAAEDAKAWGAFKRKFKAEMNHPAPSQMLDLLAALSHQTSLALGCYCEEEAHCHRSVLRELLEVRGAKVI from the coding sequence ATGCCCATCCACATCGTCCAGCTCGGCTCACCCCGCACCGCGAATGAAGGACTGCGCCTGGGCACGGTACGCCGCCCGCCTCGAGGCGTGCCGAAGGCTGAATTCGCCAGCCGGGATTTTTACGATGTGTGGCAACCGCTGCTGTCCCCCAGCCCCGAATTGGTGGCCGAAGCCAAAGCGGCGGAAGATGCCAAAGCCTGGGGAGCCTTCAAGCGCAAATTCAAGGCCGAGATGAACCATCCCGCCCCCAGCCAGATGCTCGACCTGCTAGCCGCCCTCTCCCACCAAACGTCGCTGGCTCTGGGGTGTTATTGCGAGGAAGAAGCACACTGCCACCGTTCCGTATTACGGGAATTGCTGGAGGTCCGGGGCGCGAAAGTTATTTAG
- a CDS encoding DUF4242 domain-containing protein, translating into MPKYIIERELPGAGALPQQELKAISQKSCDVLREMGPEVQWLESYITGDKIYCVYIAPNEGLIREHAQKGEFPINSVSRVMNIIDPTTAE; encoded by the coding sequence ATGCCTAAATACATTATTGAACGCGAGCTTCCGGGCGCCGGCGCATTGCCGCAACAGGAACTCAAAGCGATCTCGCAAAAATCCTGCGATGTGTTGCGCGAGATGGGACCAGAAGTGCAATGGCTGGAGAGTTACATCACTGGCGACAAAATTTACTGCGTGTACATCGCGCCGAATGAGGGACTGATCAGGGAGCACGCCCAAAAGGGTGAATTTCCCATCAACAGCGTTTCCCGGGTCATGAACATCATCGATCCCACCACGGCGGAGTGA
- a CDS encoding universal stress protein, whose translation MSGQARFMLVASPLMEHSPAFDRAAALAKAEDAALHIVAFDYLEGLATAGMVNEKALEQMRLGYVERHRQWLEDQARPLRKIGVHVTTEVAWVERPLEEILIHLKEQPMDVLIKALEHQSRLSRLVFTPLDVHLLRECPVPLHFVSHAKHALPRKIVAAVDPFHRDDQYKSFNDRILHEASKLASACHAELDVVYAYDLSSISSDEFSFENGSAFFASDKAKTLFDFQEDAFNELAARNGIAPEQRHMLMGSPTKVLTRYADTYDVDVIVMGRVGHRGMGRLIGSTVEHLLYKMPCSVWVVYTERLDE comes from the coding sequence ATGTCTGGTCAAGCACGTTTCATGCTGGTCGCCTCGCCCCTGATGGAACACAGCCCCGCCTTCGACCGGGCCGCAGCATTGGCCAAGGCCGAGGATGCGGCCCTGCACATCGTGGCCTTCGACTATCTGGAAGGCCTCGCGACCGCCGGCATGGTCAACGAAAAGGCCCTGGAGCAGATGCGTCTGGGGTATGTCGAGCGCCACCGCCAGTGGCTTGAGGACCAGGCCCGTCCCTTGCGCAAGATCGGTGTGCACGTCACCACGGAGGTGGCTTGGGTCGAACGCCCGCTGGAAGAAATCCTGATTCACCTCAAAGAGCAGCCGATGGACGTGCTGATCAAGGCGCTGGAACATCAATCGCGGCTGTCGCGGCTGGTGTTTACCCCCCTCGACGTGCATTTGCTGCGCGAATGCCCGGTACCGCTGCACTTCGTCAGCCATGCCAAGCATGCGTTGCCGCGCAAGATCGTTGCGGCGGTCGACCCCTTCCATCGTGATGATCAATACAAAAGCTTCAATGACCGGATTCTGCACGAAGCGTCAAAACTGGCGAGTGCCTGTCACGCCGAACTCGACGTGGTTTACGCCTATGACCTTTCGTCTATCAGCTCGGACGAGTTCAGCTTCGAAAACGGTTCGGCGTTTTTCGCTTCGGACAAGGCCAAGACCCTGTTCGACTTCCAGGAGGATGCCTTCAACGAATTGGCCGCGCGCAATGGCATCGCCCCGGAGCAACGGCACATGCTCATGGGCAGCCCGACCAAAGTGCTGACCCGCTATGCCGATACCTATGACGTCGACGTGATTGTCATGGGCCGGGTCGGCCATCGCGGCATGGGCCGGTTGATCGGCAGCACGGTGGAGCATCTGCTGTACAAAATGCCGTGCAGTGTGTGGGTGGTGTACACCGAGCGGCTGGATGAGTGA
- a CDS encoding VOC family protein: protein MITPRYILLFVENPAVSARFYEFLLERAPVEESSTFALFVLEGGYKLGLWSRHTAEPAAQATGGGTELAFPVESAEQVDALFANWSALGLTMAQAPTELDFGRTFVALDPDNHRLRVFHPSLS from the coding sequence ATGATCACTCCCCGTTATATTTTGCTTTTCGTGGAAAACCCCGCCGTCAGTGCGCGGTTCTATGAGTTTCTGCTGGAGCGCGCGCCCGTGGAAGAGTCGTCGACCTTCGCGCTGTTTGTCCTGGAGGGCGGTTATAAACTGGGGCTCTGGTCACGGCATACCGCCGAACCGGCAGCACAAGCGACGGGCGGCGGGACCGAGCTGGCGTTCCCGGTGGAGTCCGCCGAGCAGGTCGATGCGCTGTTTGCCAATTGGAGCGCGCTCGGGCTGACCATGGCGCAAGCACCGACAGAGCTGGACTTCGGTCGCACCTTCGTCGCGCTCGACCCGGATAACCATCGGCTGCGCGTGTTCCACCCCTCGCTGAGCTGA
- the pcsA gene encoding phosphatidylcholine synthase: MISTVYIARLKAWGAHGFTATGVVTAFLATLALLENQPTNCLLWLGVALIVDGLDGALARKVNVQSVLPSFDGSILDLVIDYLTYVFIPALFIYRYIPLPDYTLLLTVSLILVSSLFCFCNVNMKSKDNYFQGFPAAWNVVALCLYIIDPSPWITLLTVIGLALLTVTRMKFLHPFRVRRFMPINIAVTAIWLLCSLSLVVNHPVINPLVMGLWLLMSAYFLGICFWRTALEWFDSSRLK, translated from the coding sequence GTGATATCCACTGTATACATTGCCAGGCTCAAAGCATGGGGCGCCCATGGTTTTACCGCCACTGGCGTGGTCACAGCCTTCCTCGCGACCCTCGCCTTGTTGGAGAACCAGCCGACCAATTGCCTACTGTGGCTGGGCGTAGCGCTGATCGTCGACGGCCTGGACGGCGCGCTGGCGCGCAAGGTGAATGTACAGTCGGTGCTGCCGAGTTTCGACGGTTCGATCCTCGACCTGGTGATCGACTACCTGACGTATGTGTTTATCCCGGCACTGTTCATCTACCGCTACATCCCGTTGCCGGACTACACCCTGCTGCTGACCGTGTCGCTGATTCTGGTGTCGTCGCTGTTTTGCTTCTGTAACGTCAACATGAAGAGCAAAGACAACTACTTTCAGGGCTTCCCTGCCGCGTGGAACGTAGTCGCGCTGTGCCTGTACATCATCGACCCGTCGCCGTGGATCACCTTGCTCACCGTCATCGGTCTGGCGCTGTTGACCGTGACCCGAATGAAATTCCTGCACCCGTTCCGCGTGCGGCGGTTCATGCCGATCAACATTGCCGTGACGGCCATCTGGCTGTTGTGCAGCTTGTCGCTGGTGGTCAACCATCCAGTCATCAATCCGCTGGTGATGGGCTTGTGGCTACTGATGTCGGCGTACTTCCTGGGGATCTGCTTCTGGCGCACAGCGCTGGAATGGTTCGACAGCTCGCGGCTCAAATAG
- a CDS encoding class I SAM-dependent methyltransferase gives MSTPIDLTALKNRQMATWASGDYAVIGTTLQIVGEQLAEACDLLCDERVLDVAAGNGNATLAAARRGCKVTSTDYVAKLLERGEDRTRAEHLDVTFQVADAEDLPFEDASFDAVLSTFGVMFTPDQPKAAAELARVCRPGGRIGLANWTPEGYIGQVFKTLGRHMPPPPGVQPPSNWGTEAWLNSHFDQRDFQLQVTRRLFNFRYRSAAHWIDTFRTWYGPVHKAFATLPPEGGAALEKDLTELLNRLNRAGERSLVVPSEYLEVVITRR, from the coding sequence ATGAGCACACCCATTGACCTCACTGCCCTGAAAAACCGTCAGATGGCCACGTGGGCCAGCGGCGACTACGCCGTGATCGGCACCACCTTACAGATCGTCGGCGAACAACTGGCCGAGGCCTGCGACCTGCTCTGCGATGAGCGGGTGCTGGACGTCGCCGCCGGCAACGGTAACGCAACCCTCGCCGCCGCGCGCCGGGGCTGCAAGGTCACGTCCACCGACTACGTGGCCAAGCTGCTTGAACGCGGCGAAGATCGCACACGGGCGGAACACCTGGACGTGACCTTTCAGGTGGCCGATGCCGAGGACCTGCCGTTCGAAGATGCCAGTTTCGATGCCGTGCTCTCGACCTTTGGTGTGATGTTTACACCGGATCAGCCCAAGGCTGCAGCGGAACTGGCGCGGGTGTGCCGTCCTGGCGGGCGGATCGGCCTTGCCAACTGGACGCCTGAAGGCTACATCGGCCAGGTGTTCAAGACCCTGGGCCGCCACATGCCGCCACCGCCAGGAGTGCAACCACCTTCGAACTGGGGCACCGAAGCCTGGTTAAACTCGCACTTCGACCAGCGCGACTTCCAGCTCCAGGTGACGCGGCGGCTGTTCAACTTTCGCTATCGCTCGGCCGCGCACTGGATCGACACCTTCCGTACCTGGTATGGGCCGGTTCACAAGGCCTTTGCGACCCTGCCACCCGAAGGGGGCGCGGCCCTGGAAAAAGATCTGACTGAACTGCTGAATCGGCTGAACCGAGCGGGGGAGCGGTCGCTGGTGGTGCCCAGTGAATACCTGGAGGTGGTGATCACACGGCGTTGA
- a CDS encoding cupin domain-containing protein has protein sequence MRTVHVIEAGKTPTPVKVVGETITILAGGDLTKPFEMHIQEGVQGGGPPLHFHPWDEAFYVIDGQVEVTVEGQSTTLSTGGYIHIPAGSIHAYKNISPTAKMIGVVSDPRGGQFFAALDQLKVPEDLPRILEISEGFGVTFLLPKSTERT, from the coding sequence ATGCGAACGGTTCACGTCATCGAAGCCGGGAAAACGCCCACGCCGGTCAAAGTTGTTGGAGAGACCATCACTATTCTTGCCGGCGGCGATCTGACCAAACCCTTTGAGATGCACATCCAGGAAGGTGTGCAGGGTGGCGGGCCACCGCTGCACTTTCACCCTTGGGACGAAGCGTTCTATGTCATCGATGGGCAGGTTGAAGTGACTGTCGAAGGGCAATCCACCACCCTCTCGACCGGGGGTTACATACACATCCCCGCAGGGTCGATCCATGCTTACAAGAACATCAGCCCTACCGCGAAAATGATCGGCGTGGTTTCCGATCCACGCGGCGGTCAGTTCTTTGCGGCGCTGGATCAGCTCAAAGTGCCCGAAGACCTGCCTCGGATACTGGAGATATCTGAAGGCTTCGGCGTTACGTTTCTGCTGCCGAAATCAACAGAACGCACGTAG
- a CDS encoding DUF3303 domain-containing protein: protein MLFIVRWSISPQQRNSAIERFLKTGGAPPAGVNMLGRWHAVGGSSGFGIAEASDPVSIQKWVLEWSDLMSMEVHAALTDEQAAPLLAAALGKQ from the coding sequence ATGTTATTCATCGTCCGTTGGTCCATCAGTCCGCAACAGCGTAATAGCGCGATCGAACGTTTTCTCAAGACCGGTGGCGCGCCACCCGCAGGCGTCAACATGCTGGGGCGCTGGCATGCCGTCGGTGGCTCGAGTGGTTTTGGCATTGCAGAGGCCAGTGATCCGGTGTCGATACAAAAGTGGGTGCTGGAATGGAGCGACCTCATGAGCATGGAAGTCCACGCCGCATTGACCGATGAACAGGCGGCGCCGCTGCTGGCTGCCGCGCTCGGCAAGCAATAG
- a CDS encoding cupin domain-containing protein, which translates to MYRSRVFVVCAFTLAAFMTLPVSSAEQPMAGHISVLPSELKWSDAPSVAPGAQIVVIEGDLKTADPLTFRLKLPANSKIGVHTHPVVERVTVISGTFHLGVGDKFDPAKARAYTPGGITIMPVGMPMYVFTEEETVVQIHGTGPWGINFLNPVDDPRKK; encoded by the coding sequence ATGTACAGATCAAGAGTCTTTGTGGTGTGCGCGTTTACACTCGCTGCATTCATGACGTTACCCGTGTCGAGCGCTGAGCAACCGATGGCGGGCCACATATCAGTTCTACCCTCCGAGCTCAAATGGTCTGATGCGCCATCGGTCGCACCCGGCGCCCAAATCGTAGTCATTGAAGGCGACCTGAAAACTGCAGATCCGTTAACCTTTCGGCTCAAGCTACCTGCCAACTCTAAAATTGGTGTTCATACTCACCCGGTAGTGGAGCGTGTCACCGTAATTTCCGGCACTTTTCACCTAGGAGTCGGCGACAAATTTGACCCCGCCAAAGCCAGGGCCTACACGCCGGGCGGTATCACGATCATGCCTGTTGGTATGCCGATGTATGTGTTTACCGAAGAAGAAACGGTCGTGCAGATCCATGGGACCGGCCCATGGGGTATCAATTTTCTCAATCCCGTGGATGACCCCAGGAAGAAGTGA
- a CDS encoding cytochrome c biogenesis protein DipZ: MFLIAFLGGILTVLSPCILPVVPFLFAGVKRTRASILLTLGGMALTFALISSLAVVSSDWVIQASNTGRHVALIVMVLFALSLISVRIGGWLARPFVLLGNRIDPNSRKVSGPLGSVLIGVATGLLWAPCAGPILGVILTGAMLQGANAQTSLLLLAYGLGSALSLGTLIFAGRGLVNRLKPSIPLTGWLRRGTGVAVLVAAAVISTGADNKLLASTSSEGITTVEQRVLETVPKVVDYFVSKVKADSTMNAAKGAMPSLSGAVEWLNSPALSNDSLRGKVVLVDFWTYDCINCQHTLPYVKDWAKKYEKDGLVVIGVHTPEYGYERIIDNVRDQVKKLGITYPVAIDNNYAIWRAFDNQYWPAHYLIDAKGQVRYTHFGEGRYETQEQMIQQLLEEAKAPAA; the protein is encoded by the coding sequence ATGTTTCTCATCGCATTCCTGGGCGGCATTTTGACCGTCCTCAGCCCCTGCATCCTCCCGGTCGTGCCGTTTCTGTTTGCCGGTGTAAAACGCACACGTGCCTCGATCTTGCTCACCCTCGGTGGCATGGCCCTGACCTTCGCTCTGATCTCCAGCCTGGCCGTGGTCAGCAGCGATTGGGTGATACAAGCCAGCAACACCGGCCGCCATGTGGCGCTGATCGTGATGGTGCTGTTTGCCCTGTCGCTGATCTCCGTCCGCATTGGTGGCTGGCTGGCGCGCCCGTTCGTGCTGCTGGGCAATCGCATCGATCCCAACTCCCGCAAAGTCTCCGGTCCGTTGGGCTCGGTCCTGATCGGCGTCGCCACGGGTCTGCTCTGGGCGCCGTGTGCCGGGCCGATCCTCGGGGTGATCCTCACCGGCGCCATGCTGCAAGGCGCCAACGCTCAGACCAGTCTGTTGCTGTTGGCGTATGGCCTGGGCAGCGCGTTGTCCCTGGGCACTTTGATCTTCGCCGGTCGCGGCCTGGTCAATCGCTTGAAACCGTCGATTCCGCTCACTGGCTGGCTGCGTCGCGGCACGGGGGTTGCGGTGTTGGTCGCCGCGGCGGTCATCTCCACTGGTGCCGACAATAAGTTGCTCGCCAGCACCTCATCCGAAGGCATCACCACGGTTGAACAGCGGGTGCTGGAAACCGTACCGAAAGTGGTCGATTACTTCGTCAGCAAGGTCAAGGCAGACTCGACCATGAACGCGGCCAAAGGCGCGATGCCGTCACTTTCCGGCGCAGTCGAATGGCTCAACTCACCAGCGCTGAGCAACGATTCCCTGCGCGGCAAAGTGGTGCTGGTGGACTTCTGGACGTACGACTGCATCAACTGCCAGCACACCTTGCCCTACGTGAAGGACTGGGCGAAAAAATATGAGAAGGACGGCCTGGTTGTGATCGGCGTGCACACCCCTGAATACGGTTACGAACGCATCATCGACAACGTCCGCGATCAGGTGAAAAAACTCGGTATCACCTACCCCGTGGCGATCGACAACAACTACGCGATCTGGCGCGCTTTCGACAACCAGTACTGGCCCGCTCACTACCTGATCGATGCCAAGGGGCAGGTGCGTTACACCCACTTTGGCGAAGGCCGATACGAGACTCAGGAACAGATGATTCAGCAACTGCTGGAAGAGGCCAAAGCGCCTGCCGCGTAA
- a CDS encoding DUF2790 domain-containing protein: MNTKAIYAACLFAALNICTLSARAEADVTPQTYTYGTHLDIQKVLSMKQDATPACGIVNARMTYLDSQGKTQVLDYSKFADGCNEGN; encoded by the coding sequence ATGAACACCAAAGCCATCTACGCCGCCTGCCTGTTTGCCGCCCTGAACATCTGCACCTTGTCGGCCCGGGCCGAAGCCGATGTAACCCCTCAAACCTACACCTACGGCACGCACCTGGATATCCAGAAAGTGCTGTCGATGAAACAGGACGCCACACCTGCCTGCGGGATTGTGAATGCCCGGATGACCTACCTGGATTCCCAAGGCAAAACCCAGGTTCTGGATTACAGCAAATTCGCTGACGGCTGCAACGAAGGCAACTGA
- a CDS encoding GNAT family N-acetyltransferase: MNTQIRTATPEDAPAISRVIIQSLRCSNAQDYPAEVITQVEQSFSTEAILSLLTQRQVFVATIDHRVVATASLDRDVVRSVFVDPHHQGNGIGGQLMAMIRTVAIDEKIETLRVPSSITAEGFYFKLGFRKVRDEFHGAERTIVMEQAIGYS, from the coding sequence GTGAATACTCAGATTCGAACCGCAACCCCCGAGGATGCGCCAGCCATAAGCCGGGTCATTATCCAGTCGCTACGCTGCTCCAATGCCCAGGATTACCCGGCCGAAGTGATTACTCAGGTAGAGCAAAGCTTTTCAACCGAGGCCATTCTCTCCTTACTCACTCAACGCCAGGTCTTTGTCGCAACCATCGATCATCGAGTAGTCGCCACCGCCAGCCTTGATCGCGACGTTGTGCGCAGCGTCTTCGTCGATCCACACCACCAAGGCAACGGTATCGGCGGGCAATTGATGGCGATGATTCGAACCGTAGCCATCGATGAGAAAATCGAGACGTTACGTGTCCCGTCCTCGATCACCGCAGAAGGCTTTTACTTCAAGTTGGGCTTTCGAAAAGTTCGGGATGAGTTTCACGGGGCCGAGCGCACGATTGTCATGGAGCAGGCCATTGGATATTCATAA